Proteins from a genomic interval of Gluconacetobacter diazotrophicus PA1 5:
- a CDS encoding DUF4169 family protein: MDEILLLSSFWKSAAMAEIVNLRQARKRKARADKARDAAENRALHGRTLSERARRKQEAERAARTLDGARLDPDPGEPGRD, translated from the coding sequence ATGGACGAAATCCTCCTGCTTTCGAGTTTCTGGAAGAGTGCCGCCATGGCCGAAATCGTCAACCTGCGACAGGCCCGGAAACGCAAGGCCCGGGCCGACAAGGCGCGCGACGCCGCCGAAAACCGCGCGCTGCATGGCCGCACCCTGTCCGAACGCGCGCGCCGGAAGCAGGAAGCCGAACGGGCGGCGCGGACACTGGACGGCGCACGCCTGGACCCCGATCCGGGCGAACCCGGCCGGGACTGA
- a CDS encoding dienelactone hydrolase family protein codes for MGTITSLTASDGHTLSAYLAGPADASRALVVVQEIFGVNTHIRAVCDGFAADGYRVIAPALFDRAERDVELAYDSDGVQTGLRLRAAIAPEETLLDLTAAARALGLARIGIIGYCWGGTLAWLAACRTDLFAAAVGWYGAGIAAQKDLTPHCPVELHFGETDGSIPMSDIAAIRAAHPEVTIFTYPDAGHGFGCSERDSFNAQAASLARTRSLAFFEKNL; via the coding sequence ATGGGTACGATCACCAGCCTGACGGCATCGGACGGCCATACCTTATCGGCCTACCTCGCCGGCCCCGCCGACGCATCCCGCGCCCTTGTGGTGGTGCAGGAGATTTTCGGTGTCAACACCCATATCCGCGCCGTATGCGACGGGTTCGCCGCCGACGGTTATCGCGTCATCGCGCCGGCCCTGTTCGACCGGGCGGAGCGCGACGTGGAACTGGCCTACGATTCCGACGGCGTGCAGACGGGGTTACGCCTGCGGGCGGCGATCGCGCCCGAGGAGACGCTGCTGGACCTGACCGCCGCCGCGCGGGCACTGGGGCTCGCGCGGATCGGCATCATCGGCTATTGCTGGGGCGGGACCCTGGCGTGGCTGGCGGCGTGCCGGACCGACCTGTTCGCGGCCGCCGTGGGCTGGTACGGCGCCGGGATCGCAGCACAGAAGGACCTGACGCCCCATTGCCCGGTGGAACTGCATTTCGGCGAGACCGACGGATCGATCCCGATGTCCGACATCGCCGCCATCCGCGCTGCCCACCCCGAGGTCACGATCTTCACCTACCCCGATGCGGGGCACGGGTTCGGCTGTTCGGAACGCGACAGCTTCAACGCCCAGGCCGCGTCCCTGGCACGGACCCGCAGCCTGGCCTTCTTCGAAAAAAACCTCTAG
- a CDS encoding S-methyl-5'-thioadenosine phosphorylase, producing MSINPAPSPSDADVIEPVIGLIGGSGLYDIDGLEEKEWRTVETPWGLPSDQLLFGRLDGVRCVFLPRHGRGHPIPPSRLNYRANIAALKQSGVTDIVSLSAVGSLKEELPPGHFVIIDQFIDRSFAREKSFFDTGCVAHVSMADPLCPRIGDALEETARGLGLDVTRGGTYLVMEGPQFSTRAESNLYRSWGCSVVGMTNMPEAKLAREAEICYATVAMVTDYDCWHPDHDSVTVDAVVKVMLSNADRARALVKSVIPALGSPRGPCRAGCDRALEHALITAPDRRDPALLAKLQSVAGRVLARG from the coding sequence ATGTCCATTAATCCCGCACCCAGCCCGTCCGACGCGGACGTGATCGAACCCGTCATCGGACTGATCGGCGGGTCCGGCCTGTATGACATCGACGGGCTGGAGGAAAAGGAATGGCGCACGGTGGAAACGCCGTGGGGCCTGCCGTCCGACCAACTCCTGTTCGGCCGGCTGGACGGAGTGCGCTGCGTGTTCCTGCCACGCCACGGGCGCGGGCACCCGATCCCGCCGTCGCGCCTGAACTACCGGGCGAACATCGCGGCGCTGAAGCAGTCGGGCGTGACCGACATCGTCTCGCTCTCGGCCGTGGGATCGCTGAAGGAGGAACTGCCGCCCGGGCATTTCGTCATCATCGACCAGTTCATCGACCGGTCCTTCGCGCGGGAAAAGAGCTTCTTCGATACCGGATGCGTCGCCCATGTCTCGATGGCCGACCCGCTCTGCCCGCGCATCGGCGACGCGCTGGAGGAAACCGCGCGCGGCCTGGGGCTGGACGTCACGCGGGGCGGGACGTACCTGGTGATGGAAGGCCCGCAATTCTCCACCCGGGCGGAAAGCAACCTCTACCGGTCCTGGGGCTGTTCGGTGGTCGGCATGACCAACATGCCCGAGGCGAAGCTGGCCCGCGAGGCCGAGATCTGTTACGCGACCGTCGCCATGGTGACGGACTACGATTGCTGGCACCCGGACCATGACAGCGTCACCGTGGATGCGGTGGTCAAGGTCATGCTGTCCAATGCCGATCGCGCCCGCGCGCTGGTCAAATCCGTCATTCCGGCCCTGGGCAGCCCGCGCGGCCCGTGCCGTGCCGGCTGCGACAGGGCACTGGAACATGCGCTGATCACCGCGCCCGACCGCCGCGACCCGGCCCTGCTGGCGAAGCTGCAATCCGTCGCGGGCCGGGTGCTGGCGCGGGGCTGA
- a CDS encoding cytochrome c1: MKKILVAPLAAALCLAAPAVHAAPHAPAPHQDWSFDGPLGRFDMAAVQRGYAVYAQVCSACHSMNAVTYGDLGAMGLTDEQVRQIAAAQSVPGGVDAQGEPVTRPATAADHFRNPFPSPEAAAAANNGTPPPDQSRLALVYTGGPDRIYALLTGYRTPPAGYRPSHPGAFYNPYAADGEISMPPPLHDGLVDYADGTPATTAQEARDVTTFLAWVAQPHLAERHRLGIQVTLYLLFLAVLAFLLKRRIWSDVH; the protein is encoded by the coding sequence ATGAAGAAGATACTGGTCGCGCCGCTTGCCGCGGCGCTGTGCCTGGCCGCGCCCGCCGTCCATGCCGCCCCCCATGCCCCGGCCCCCCATCAGGACTGGAGCTTCGACGGTCCGCTGGGCCGCTTCGACATGGCGGCGGTCCAGCGCGGCTATGCCGTCTATGCCCAGGTCTGTTCGGCCTGCCATTCGATGAACGCCGTGACCTATGGCGACCTCGGCGCCATGGGCCTGACGGACGAGCAGGTGCGCCAGATCGCGGCCGCCCAGTCCGTCCCGGGCGGAGTGGACGCGCAGGGCGAACCGGTCACGCGCCCGGCCACGGCGGCCGACCATTTCCGCAATCCCTTCCCCAGTCCCGAGGCCGCGGCCGCCGCCAACAACGGCACGCCGCCGCCCGACCAGTCGCGGCTGGCGCTGGTCTATACCGGCGGGCCGGACCGGATCTACGCGCTGCTGACCGGCTACCGCACGCCGCCCGCCGGCTACCGGCCCAGCCATCCCGGCGCGTTCTACAACCCGTACGCCGCCGACGGGGAAATCTCGATGCCGCCGCCATTGCATGACGGGCTGGTGGATTATGCCGACGGCACCCCGGCCACGACGGCGCAGGAAGCGCGCGACGTCACCACCTTCCTGGCCTGGGTGGCGCAACCCCATCTGGCGGAGCGCCATCGCCTGGGCATCCAGGTGACGCTCTATCTTCTGTTCCTCGCCGTGCTGGCGTTCCTTCTCAAACGGAGAATCTGGTCCGATGTCCATTAA
- a CDS encoding cytochrome b, whose translation MTDSGSGDATDQRGGTGVLAWVDARLPVVTGFRHEYIDYRTPRNLNGLWNFGAILTVVLLVMLATGIFLAVNYTPTAAGAFASVEAIERQLPSGWLLRSIHVTGASLFLAALYIHLFRGLYYGSYKRPREILWLTGLLLLVMVMFTAFAGYVLPWGQMSYWGADVAGKAVDAIPFVGPWLEHFLQGGDAPGDVSLHRFFVLHFVLAFAVLGVVVLHVAALHVTGSNNPLGIEPKGPRDTLTFHPYYTSKDALGMILFALLFAALVFFLPHVVFEAENFRPANPLHTPADIEPEWYFLPFYGMLQSVPSKFGGLLAAVGSILILFLVPWLDRSPIRSARFRPFYRVCMVLLVLCFILLGFVGRHHAEGGWMIAGRIALVYYFAHFLVLLPLSARTERHVVLPESIAAAQGHHATGHDA comes from the coding sequence ATGACGGATTCAGGTTCCGGAGACGCAACGGATCAGCGGGGCGGGACCGGCGTGCTGGCATGGGTGGACGCGCGGCTGCCGGTCGTCACGGGGTTCCGCCACGAATATATCGACTACCGGACCCCGCGAAACCTGAACGGGCTGTGGAATTTCGGCGCGATCCTGACGGTGGTCCTGCTGGTGATGCTGGCCACCGGGATCTTCCTGGCCGTCAACTACACGCCGACCGCCGCCGGCGCCTTCGCGTCGGTCGAGGCGATCGAGCGCCAGTTGCCCAGTGGCTGGCTGCTGCGGTCGATCCATGTCACCGGTGCCAGCCTGTTCCTGGCGGCGCTCTATATCCATCTGTTCCGGGGCCTGTATTACGGGTCCTACAAGCGCCCGCGTGAAATCCTGTGGCTGACGGGCCTGCTGCTGCTGGTCATGGTCATGTTCACCGCCTTCGCGGGATATGTGCTGCCGTGGGGGCAGATGTCGTACTGGGGCGCCGACGTGGCGGGCAAGGCCGTGGATGCGATCCCGTTCGTGGGCCCGTGGCTGGAACATTTCCTGCAGGGCGGCGACGCGCCGGGTGACGTGTCGCTGCACCGGTTCTTCGTCCTGCATTTCGTCCTGGCGTTCGCGGTGCTGGGCGTCGTGGTCCTGCATGTCGCGGCGCTGCACGTCACCGGGTCGAACAATCCGCTGGGGATCGAACCGAAGGGCCCGCGCGATACGCTGACCTTCCACCCCTATTATACCAGCAAGGACGCGCTGGGCATGATCCTGTTCGCGCTGCTGTTCGCCGCGCTGGTGTTCTTCCTGCCGCACGTGGTGTTCGAGGCGGAAAATTTCCGGCCGGCCAATCCGCTGCACACGCCGGCGGATATCGAACCGGAATGGTATTTCCTGCCCTTCTACGGAATGCTGCAATCGGTGCCGTCGAAATTCGGCGGCCTGCTGGCGGCCGTGGGGTCCATCCTGATCCTGTTCCTGGTGCCGTGGCTGGACCGCTCGCCGATCCGCTCGGCCCGGTTTCGCCCGTTCTACCGGGTGTGCATGGTGCTGCTGGTGCTGTGCTTCATCCTGCTGGGCTTCGTCGGCCGCCACCATGCCGAAGGCGGGTGGATGATCGCCGGGCGGATCGCGCTGGTCTATTATTTCGCGCATTTCCTGGTCCTGCTGCCGCTGTCGGCCCGGACGGAACGCCATGTCGTCCTGCCGGAAAGCATAGCCGCCGCCCAAGGGCACCACGCCACGGGGCACGACGCATGA
- the hemF gene encoding oxygen-dependent coproporphyrinogen oxidase produces the protein MPETRAPVPHDLLKAEASTWFEGLRDRICAAFERIEQDADSVQALPGHAAPGAFQRTAWDRTNDDGTPGGGGVISLMRGRVFEKVGVNVSTVEGTFSPEFRASIPGAAEDPRFFATGISLVAHMCNPLVPAAHFNTRLIVTTQGWFGGGGDITPMFPDSAEAQADAARFHAGFRAACDRHDPTYYPRFKEWCDRYFFLPHRGEARGLGGIFYDRLNSGDEAADFAFTRDVGLAFLETYPAIVRHRMGERWTAHQREAQLVRRGRYVEFNLLHDRGTLFGLKTGGNTEAILMSLPPEVRWP, from the coding sequence ATGCCCGAGACCCGCGCGCCCGTCCCCCACGACCTGCTGAAGGCCGAGGCCAGCACCTGGTTCGAAGGGCTGCGCGACCGGATCTGCGCGGCGTTCGAGCGAATCGAGCAGGATGCCGACAGCGTGCAGGCCCTGCCCGGCCACGCCGCCCCGGGCGCATTCCAGCGCACGGCATGGGACCGCACGAATGACGACGGAACCCCCGGCGGCGGCGGCGTCATCAGCCTGATGCGCGGCCGGGTGTTCGAGAAGGTGGGCGTCAACGTATCCACGGTCGAGGGCACGTTCAGCCCGGAATTCCGCGCCTCGATCCCCGGCGCCGCCGAGGACCCGCGCTTCTTCGCCACCGGGATCAGCCTGGTCGCCCATATGTGCAATCCGCTGGTCCCGGCCGCGCATTTCAACACGCGGCTGATCGTCACCACCCAGGGCTGGTTCGGCGGCGGCGGCGACATCACCCCGATGTTCCCCGACAGCGCCGAGGCCCAGGCCGACGCCGCCCGGTTCCATGCCGGGTTCCGCGCCGCCTGCGACCGGCATGACCCAACCTATTATCCGCGCTTCAAGGAATGGTGCGACAGATACTTCTTCCTGCCGCACCGGGGCGAGGCGCGCGGCCTGGGGGGCATCTTCTACGACCGGCTGAACAGCGGGGACGAAGCGGCCGATTTCGCCTTCACCCGGGATGTCGGGCTGGCGTTCCTGGAAACCTATCCGGCCATCGTGCGCCACCGCATGGGCGAACGGTGGACGGCCCACCAACGCGAGGCGCAACTGGTCCGGCGCGGCCGCTATGTGGAATTCAACCTGCTGCACGATCGCGGCACGCTGTTCGGCCTGAAGACCGGTGGAAATACCGAGGCGATCCTGATGAGTCTTCCCCCCGAGGTCCGCTGGCCGTAA
- a CDS encoding substrate-binding domain-containing protein yields the protein MTMRRRHFLATAGLALLAGLPPARAARGLTRIADIVPAGGTIADPTLLVAGNADSVAGKWGTVLSPALAQGLDAPRPVSMHLTSGQDGVTGANLFDTQTVPDGTTALLVPGAALVASLAGDPRAHFDFGRWVPLMLSLVSPVVVGRAELHRTFRDLMRDRPVRIAVSADTGVELATVLAMALFGLRPIPVAGFASRQDALAALRDGKVDVVQVSDPMSPQALAAMFDTLGQSGAAPLFTLSDTVRMTAQGHTVPTLAERFAQERGHPPDGLLYEAWKVVAAAASLDVALVLPMLTPPAQVAGWRHAMATADAHGAVDTLMNGNGRKLVTGTDCAPHLRDMTGETSAVLTLRRWLASHAPNWRLG from the coding sequence ATGACCATGCGCCGTCGCCATTTCCTCGCCACGGCGGGTCTTGCGCTCCTGGCCGGCCTGCCGCCGGCCCGCGCGGCCAGGGGCCTGACGCGCATCGCCGACATCGTCCCCGCCGGTGGCACCATTGCCGACCCGACCCTGCTGGTTGCCGGAAACGCCGACAGCGTGGCGGGCAAGTGGGGCACCGTCCTGTCCCCTGCCCTGGCGCAGGGCCTGGATGCGCCCCGGCCGGTCAGCATGCACCTGACCAGCGGGCAGGACGGGGTGACCGGCGCCAACCTGTTCGACACCCAGACCGTGCCGGACGGCACCACGGCGCTGCTGGTGCCCGGCGCGGCGCTTGTCGCGTCGCTGGCGGGCGATCCGCGCGCCCATTTCGATTTCGGCCGGTGGGTTCCGCTGATGCTCAGCCTGGTGTCGCCCGTGGTGGTGGGCCGCGCCGAACTGCACCGCACCTTTCGCGACCTGATGCGCGACCGGCCGGTGCGCATCGCGGTATCGGCCGATACCGGGGTGGAACTGGCCACCGTGCTGGCGATGGCGCTGTTCGGCCTGCGCCCCATCCCCGTCGCGGGCTTCGCCAGCCGCCAGGATGCGCTGGCGGCCCTGCGCGACGGCAAGGTGGACGTGGTGCAGGTTTCGGACCCCATGTCCCCCCAGGCGCTGGCCGCGATGTTCGACACGCTGGGGCAGAGTGGCGCCGCGCCGCTGTTCACCCTGTCGGATACGGTGCGGATGACCGCGCAGGGCCACACGGTGCCGACCCTGGCCGAACGCTTCGCCCAGGAACGGGGGCACCCGCCGGACGGCCTGTTGTACGAGGCGTGGAAGGTCGTGGCCGCCGCCGCGTCGCTGGACGTGGCGCTGGTGCTGCCGATGCTGACCCCGCCGGCGCAGGTCGCGGGCTGGCGTCATGCCATGGCAACGGCCGATGCCCACGGCGCGGTCGATACCCTGATGAACGGCAACGGCCGCAAGCTGGTCACCGGCACGGATTGCGCGCCCCACCTGCGGGACATGACCGGCGAGACTTCCGCCGTCCTGACCCTGCGCCGCTGGCTGGCCTCCCACGCGCCGAACTGGCGCCTTGGATAA
- a CDS encoding ABC transporter ATP-binding protein gives MSGLTAAHVTVRYGRRTVLDDLSVGPLPAGQVSALLGPNGSGKSTLLRALAGLERTGATVRCGEAELSRMRPALRARHCVYLPQALPPAVHLQVLESVIAARRAAAPAGDWEDDEVSEALDVLARLGVDDLALRYMDELSGGQRQLVGLAQALVRRPAVLLLDEPLSALDLHHQFSVMQVVRRETRARNMVTVVVLHDLNIALQQADYVVMLRQGVIVGAGTPRHVITTQTLQQVYGVRARVESCSLGRPHVVVDGVEAGP, from the coding sequence ATGAGCGGCCTGACCGCTGCCCACGTCACGGTGCGCTATGGCCGCCGGACGGTGCTGGACGACCTTTCGGTCGGGCCGCTGCCGGCCGGCCAGGTCTCGGCCCTGCTGGGTCCGAACGGAAGCGGCAAGTCGACCCTGCTGCGCGCCCTGGCCGGGCTGGAGCGCACCGGGGCCACGGTCCGGTGCGGTGAGGCCGAACTGTCGCGCATGCGTCCCGCGCTGCGGGCCCGGCACTGCGTCTACCTGCCGCAGGCCCTGCCGCCTGCCGTGCATCTCCAGGTCCTGGAATCGGTCATCGCCGCCCGGCGCGCCGCCGCCCCGGCCGGCGACTGGGAAGACGACGAGGTCAGCGAGGCCCTGGACGTCCTGGCCCGGCTGGGCGTGGACGACCTGGCCCTGCGCTATATGGACGAACTGTCGGGCGGCCAGCGGCAACTGGTCGGGCTGGCCCAGGCGCTGGTCCGCCGCCCCGCCGTTCTGCTGCTGGACGAACCGCTCAGCGCACTGGACCTGCACCACCAGTTTTCGGTGATGCAGGTCGTCCGCCGCGAAACCCGCGCGCGCAACATGGTGACGGTGGTGGTCCTGCACGACCTGAACATCGCGCTGCAACAGGCCGATTACGTGGTGATGCTGCGGCAGGGCGTGATCGTGGGGGCCGGGACCCCCCGGCACGTCATCACCACGCAGACGCTGCAGCAGGTCTATGGGGTGCGCGCCCGCGTCGAAAGCTGCTCGCTCGGCCGGCCCCATGTCGTGGTCGATGGGGTCGAAGCCGGCCCCTGA
- a CDS encoding FecCD family ABC transporter permease gives MTDTTLTRPRAVRSGPVDPALLTAERVRHVRDSYRHLLRRRSLILAVLTVLILMSMLLDFALGPSGLSPATLLRVLLHPHDVPAGQSVIVWQIRLPYALMAVCVGAALGLSGAEMQTILNNPLASPFTLGVSAAAAFGASLAIVLQWQIPGVPAEWVVSADAFAFAIGSAFLLDLVSCLRDASTSTVVLFGIALVFTFHALVSLVQFVASEDALQDLVFWTMGSLTRSNWSKVGILASVCAVILPLSFRSAWSLTALRMGEERAASFGVDVRRVRIGSLLRISILSSLAVSFVGTIGFVGLVAPHIARGLLGEDHRFYLPGSVLVGCLIMSLSSVAARNVLPGVIVPVGIVTALVGIPFFLAIVLRRRVAS, from the coding sequence ATGACCGACACGACCCTGACGCGCCCCCGTGCGGTTCGTTCCGGGCCGGTCGATCCCGCCCTGCTGACGGCCGAGCGCGTGCGGCATGTCCGGGATTCCTATCGTCACCTGCTGCGCCGCCGCAGCCTGATCCTGGCGGTGCTGACGGTACTGATCCTGATGTCGATGCTGCTGGATTTCGCGCTGGGACCGTCCGGCCTGTCGCCCGCGACCCTGCTGCGGGTCCTGCTGCATCCGCACGACGTCCCGGCCGGGCAGAGCGTCATCGTCTGGCAGATCCGCCTGCCGTACGCGCTGATGGCGGTGTGCGTCGGCGCGGCGCTGGGCCTGTCCGGGGCCGAAATGCAGACGATCCTGAACAACCCGCTGGCCAGCCCGTTCACGCTCGGCGTATCGGCTGCGGCGGCGTTCGGGGCGTCGCTGGCGATCGTCCTGCAATGGCAGATCCCGGGCGTGCCCGCTGAATGGGTCGTTTCGGCCGATGCCTTCGCCTTCGCCATCGGTTCCGCCTTCCTGCTGGACCTGGTGTCCTGCCTGCGCGATGCCTCGACCAGCACCGTGGTGCTGTTCGGCATCGCGCTGGTCTTCACCTTTCACGCCCTGGTCTCGCTGGTCCAGTTCGTGGCCAGCGAGGACGCGCTGCAGGACCTGGTGTTCTGGACCATGGGCAGCCTGACCCGCTCGAACTGGAGCAAGGTGGGCATCCTGGCGTCGGTCTGCGCCGTCATCCTGCCCCTGTCCTTTCGCTCGGCCTGGTCGCTGACCGCCCTGCGCATGGGTGAGGAACGGGCGGCCAGCTTCGGCGTGGACGTACGCCGGGTACGCATCGGGTCGCTGCTGCGGATCAGCATCCTGTCGTCGCTGGCGGTGTCCTTCGTCGGCACCATCGGCTTCGTGGGGCTGGTCGCCCCGCATATCGCCCGCGGCCTGCTGGGCGAGGACCATCGCTTCTACCTGCCCGGCAGCGTCTTGGTCGGATGCCTGATCATGTCGCTGTCCTCGGTCGCGGCACGCAACGTGCTGCCGGGCGTCATCGTGCCCGTGGGCATCGTCACCGCCCTGGTGGGCATTCCCTTCTTCCTGGCGATCGTGCTGCGCCGCCGGGTGGCATCATGA
- a CDS encoding ABC transporter substrate-binding protein, translating to MKAKSPRKHGHCRLWRTVAGLAAAVAMMAAGGTRAATITDLAGRSVDIPAHVHRIILGEGRLIYALAPLEKSHLFDRIVGWQGEFRDADVQSYDKYVATFPAAAKVALIGKTTADTISPEKVLDLRPDLAILSVSGHGPAASSELVAQLQSAHVPVVFVDFRAHPLDDTVPSMRILGAVLDRRAEAEAYIAFYQAHLDRIRTRVATLPQSARPTVFLEMLAGTRDSCCHTAGNGNMGAFIDAAGGRNIAAPLLPGYIGDIALEQVIAANPDIYIVDGTKGPAYQGLGVHMGAETDPASARASVQAVLQRPGISTLSAVKDGHAYGLWHSFYDSPYNILAVEVMAKWFHPDLFRDVDPEATRTELYARFLPVPNSGTYWVSDTP from the coding sequence TTGAAGGCAAAATCCCCCCGGAAGCATGGGCATTGTCGGTTATGGCGGACGGTCGCGGGCCTGGCGGCTGCCGTCGCGATGATGGCGGCGGGTGGCACGCGTGCCGCGACGATCACGGACCTGGCGGGGCGCAGCGTGGACATTCCCGCCCATGTCCACCGGATCATCCTGGGGGAGGGCAGGCTGATCTATGCCCTGGCGCCGCTGGAAAAATCCCACCTCTTCGACCGCATCGTCGGCTGGCAGGGCGAATTCCGCGATGCCGACGTCCAGAGCTACGACAAATATGTCGCGACCTTTCCGGCGGCGGCCAAGGTGGCGCTGATCGGCAAGACCACGGCCGACACGATCAGCCCCGAGAAGGTGCTGGACCTGCGCCCCGACCTGGCCATCCTGTCGGTTTCCGGACACGGTCCCGCGGCCTCCAGCGAACTGGTCGCGCAATTGCAGAGCGCGCATGTCCCGGTGGTGTTCGTCGATTTCCGTGCCCACCCGCTGGATGACACCGTCCCGTCCATGCGTATCCTGGGCGCGGTGCTGGATCGCCGGGCGGAGGCCGAGGCCTATATCGCCTTCTACCAGGCGCATCTGGACCGTATTCGCACCCGCGTCGCCACCCTGCCGCAATCCGCCCGGCCGACCGTGTTCCTGGAAATGCTGGCCGGCACCCGGGATTCCTGCTGTCACACGGCCGGCAACGGCAACATGGGCGCCTTCATCGACGCGGCGGGCGGGCGCAATATCGCCGCCCCGCTGCTGCCCGGCTATATCGGTGACATCGCGCTGGAACAGGTCATCGCCGCCAATCCCGACATCTATATCGTGGATGGCACCAAGGGGCCGGCCTATCAGGGCCTGGGCGTGCATATGGGGGCGGAGACCGATCCGGCCTCGGCCCGCGCTTCGGTGCAGGCCGTGCTGCAACGGCCCGGGATTTCCACGTTGAGCGCGGTGAAGGACGGCCATGCCTACGGGCTGTGGCATTCGTTCTACGATTCCCCGTACAATATCCTGGCCGTCGAGGTGATGGCCAAATGGTTCCATCCCGACCTGTTCCGCGACGTCGATCCCGAAGCGACCCGGACCGAGCTTTACGCGCGCTTCCTGCCCGTTCCCAATAGCGGGACCTACTGGGTGTCGGACACGCCATGA
- a CDS encoding Smr/MutS family protein, producing MRRRRTLREDEQALWTAFVRDIKPLARKAAAGNPAGAPEPAPVPDVVPSPVRGRRAAPLAAGSPQPAPLQPRVPAYTLHRSQASVEIGERRPGLDDTSWRALVSGKLRPTRTLDLHGQNVQAAFQRLHAFLVQARADNLRCVEVITGLGSGRQGGVLRRELPFWLGRPDLRPLILAVTHPHAANQGSVRILLRRRG from the coding sequence GTGCGCCGACGGCGGACTCTGAGAGAAGACGAACAGGCGCTGTGGACGGCTTTCGTGCGGGATATCAAGCCGCTGGCGCGAAAGGCGGCGGCCGGTAACCCCGCTGGCGCGCCCGAGCCTGCTCCCGTTCCGGACGTCGTTCCTTCTCCGGTCCGGGGCCGCCGTGCCGCGCCCCTTGCCGCCGGATCGCCCCAGCCGGCGCCCCTGCAGCCCCGCGTGCCCGCCTATACCCTGCACCGGTCGCAGGCCAGCGTGGAAATCGGCGAACGCCGGCCGGGGCTGGATGATACCAGTTGGCGCGCCCTGGTCAGCGGCAAGCTGCGCCCGACCCGCACGCTGGACCTGCACGGGCAGAACGTGCAGGCGGCCTTTCAACGCCTTCATGCCTTCCTGGTCCAGGCACGGGCCGACAATCTGCGCTGCGTCGAGGTCATTACCGGGTTGGGGTCCGGCCGGCAGGGCGGTGTCCTGCGGCGCGAACTGCCCTTCTGGCTGGGCCGCCCGGACCTGCGGCCGCTGATCCTGGCCGTCACCCATCCGCACGCCGCCAACCAGGGATCGGTGCGGATTCTCCTGCGCCGGCGGGGCTGA